From Saccharibacillus brassicae:
TTCGAAAGCGCGGACGGATTAAGCCATCTGCTGCATTTTTATCGGGAAAAAGGAGCCAGAGGCATTACCGCGCTCCAGCCTTTTCATACGGTGGAGCGCTTGTACGAATACATCTCTATCGTGTTCAACATCATCGTCGTGGTCGGCATGAACCTGTTTACGGTATGGGGATCGCGCTTCAAAACGGCCGGTTCGTTCGGCCCGTGCATTTTATGCAATCGCGACGATTACTTCGTGTCCGGCGGGCATAAAAAAATCGAAGGCGCCATCATGGACGATCTGGCGCTGGGCGAAGCGTTTCTGGAACAGGATCTTCCTGTTCGCTGCCTCGGCGGCAAAGGCATTCTGTCTTTCCGCATGTACCCGGAAGGTGTCGGCAGCCTGATCGAAGGTTGGTGTAAAAGCTTTGCCGTCGGGTCCAAATCGACGCATCCGGCCGTCATGCTGCTGGTCATCTTCTGGATTGCCGGCAGTTTTATCTCTGCCGCCGCCCTGATCTCGGCCTTCATGGCATGGAATCCGCTCGCGATCGCGCTCAGCGCGGGCTTGTATATCCTGTATGCGGTCCAGAGCGCCGCGTTTGCGGGCAGGATCGGCAATTTCCACAAAGCGGTGTTTGCGGTCCATCCGATTTGGTTTGCGTTTTTCGCAGGCATCTATTTGTATTCCTTTATCCGCGTGAACGTTTTCCATTCCGTGAGTTGGAAAGGGCGCAAGATCAAGGTGTGAATGCCGTAGGGGCGGCCGGTGTATACGGTGTGCAGCGCGTACGGCGTGTGTGGTTAAGGTTAAGGCTCCTTTGGGAGCCTTCAGGCTGTCGAGAAAGTCCTATACGTAGGAGAAGCTTGTC
This genomic window contains:
- a CDS encoding glycosyltransferase, which produces MDLIKLGIGLAAVLAGFLVFRSLPVPASSSSGAASGLPFLSIIVPARNEAGRIVPLLKSLQEQRFTAFEILVVDDDSSDGTAAIAASYGATVLRNKGSGKSSACWYGAEQAQGSWLLFLDADTRFESADGLSHLLHFYREKGARGITALQPFHTVERLYEYISIVFNIIVVVGMNLFTVWGSRFKTAGSFGPCILCNRDDYFVSGGHKKIEGAIMDDLALGEAFLEQDLPVRCLGGKGILSFRMYPEGVGSLIEGWCKSFAVGSKSTHPAVMLLVIFWIAGSFISAAALISAFMAWNPLAIALSAGLYILYAVQSAAFAGRIGNFHKAVFAVHPIWFAFFAGIYLYSFIRVNVFHSVSWKGRKIKV